The Onychostoma macrolepis isolate SWU-2019 chromosome 20, ASM1243209v1, whole genome shotgun sequence nucleotide sequence GTCATTTCCACTATCTCTTTGACCTTTGAGAGCATTTATCTGTTTGAACATTAAGTCTCACAAATTCATCGCTGtgaagtacacacacacacacacaccttatcCAAAAGATCACAGTCTCACCTACTACATAGTCTCTTCCTCAGACAGAATAAGCTCTGTATTTCCAATCTcttcaaaaaaaattctgaactTCACTATGACTCAGGAAGAAGCTGCATTAGACtttaaagcacacacacacacacacacacacatatatacacccCCACACTAATTCAGTCTGTCAGCTCCGTGACTTAGTCAGACATCCCAGCGTGCTGAAGCTTAGTCAACAGTGCCCAGTCTCTGGAGTTCCCTCGCTTTTGCAGCGCTACAGCACAAAAGTGCTTTTATAGTTAAGATACTGTTTctaatattatatttcaaaaaaggTTGCCTCTTCATATACTTCATATAGAGTGAGAACATTCTATTTGGATCTGAGTTTTCCCCTAGTATACCACAGATCAGAGCATTCAGTTTGCATGCATATATTGTCTACCCAATCTTGAACATAGTTGCATTTTTGACACAGACACAATTGAACATAATTGAATGTAGATATGTGTGCAGTTATGTCTTTGTCTTTGGTTTTCACATCATTTGCTTATGCAGAATGTGTGTGGCTCTGCATGAAAGTTGTACTGgaactgtatgtgtgtgtgcgctgcaTGTGTGATGCATGTATGTTACTAACTGGCCCTTTTGCCTGTCTGCCCTCGTCAACTGATCTCCAGGGGAGACGTTTGACAGGCAGGCCAGCATCCGCCGCTCCCTAATAAACACTGACACTCTGGTCCGCCGGCCCAAGAAGGTTAAGCGGAGAAAGACTATTTCAGGGGTGCCTGACAGCGTCCAACAGGAACTAGGTATGGTATGGCTTTGCCAGCTCTCTCTGCTGCTGCTCCTGCCTCACCTGTTTCCATTTAGTTGAGTTTCATGTAGCACTGTAGCTGTCATGACCATCTAATGTAGTTTGACATGACCGTGCCTCATTCCCATCTCAACGCATTTTCTTTGCATTGATTTTAGAATCTTAGAACTATCCTAATCTGAGCTCTCCCTCTATCCAAAGAAATGTATTCCTATTTAAAATTACCGTCTCATAAATCTACTCTCAAATCATGTATCGATTTGAGTGCCCTAAATGGGGattttgttttacttctttTTTCACTGTGTGAGTCTTTGCATGCATACTCTCGACGCTCTCTGTTATATAATCTCAGCATCCAACAGCTGCATCCAGCGGCATTCCATTTCCCACCACTCCCCTGGGTCACGGTCCCTGATTCTGTTTAGTTTGCTTCCTGTTAGTGTATGTGAGAGCTGATTTTGGAACCATTGTTGGAGGAGGCATGCTACATTTTGCTTTGCAGCCAACTGAAGCCACTACATAATCCCCTATTCAGATTCCTCTGGCAAAACACTTCATATTTTATCAGGGAAGTAATAGAGGGGGAGGGGAGAGGTAAATCGACATAGTAGAAGAAAGAAAATTGCAGATAGTCATCATAGTTGGGTGTGTATTATAAGCAAGTTTCATACATATCCATTTTCAATAACACTAGCGTACTGTTAAAATTTCTGCGCACATGCTAGATTATGGGGATTGTGGAAAGGGCATTCTGCATCACTATTTGTATTTTCTATTTGTAGATAAGCTTTTAATCAACCCTTCTCTATCAGAACAGATGGGTGTGGGGGAGAAATAGAGTGTCTTTCTCTTTAAAGATGTACTCTTTGTGCGATGCACAATAAATCTACATTAAGTCCCATTGTGTTGTTTATATATGCAGAGGTAAGGACTAACTTCATGCCCTGGTTTAAAACTAAAGTTGATCTGATAGAAATGCTTTTAAGACAAGTCTCTGTCTAATGGTTTAGAATAACATGATTACGTTTGTATGATAATTTATTCGCTAACAATGAGCGTGACGTTAAAGAGATGCAAAGTTGCACTCTGTGGTGTGCATATAGTAACAGGAGGCATAATGCATTAACAGCCTGTGGTTTtcaactaaactctaaaaatgtcTCTGCAAATGCATGCATATATGAATGAGCCCATAAATATGTGTGGTTTGTGTGGAAGCGTGCTGTAGTGCCTGTCCCCCTAAGATCCTCGATTTAGTGCACACACTCTCATTGACACTCAGGAATGGACAACATATTTGGCACCAGACATTAAGATATCAGTCTTAATCAAAGTTTCCAAAAGTCATCAACATGCCATATGTGGCTTCAGCTAATCAAATTAATTAGCTCTCAATTGAGAGGGTTAATCTGATTGGCAGCTGATGTCACAAAGAGATGGAGGGGAAAGAACAGAGAAACAAGCAGCTGTAGTATTTGTCATAATTTtctcttttctgtttttctccacAGCAGCTAAAGGGCGTGGAGGAGAGCTTCGGCCACAGTCCATGTTTATCCCTGGACAGTATTCAACACTTGGGCGAGTCATAAATGGGAATTCAACTCTCCGTCGATCTATAACAAAAGATTCTGGCTGCCagactgaaaatgtaaaaattgtcCCACCCTCTGTGAGGAGAATACGGGCTCAGAAGGGCCAAGGAATTGCTGCTCAGATGGCCGGCATCTCCACCTCTGCCACGAACATCTCTTCAGTTTCTGATGGGAGCTCCCCTGGAAATTCAGTTGTTGTAATGGCACCACAGTTTGGCAATGATATCCAACGTTTTCACAGCTTGCCACGAGGTGCACGGGTCTCTCTTAACGCAGAGCCCCTTTACAGTAGCACCCCTTTCAGGCAAGAAGACTCCACTGCAAAATCAACTCAACAGATTGGAAAATTACAAGTAGATGATACTGTGGTGCACATGAGGAATGCCCCCAGGGTATGCACCCAAGCACGGCCAAAATCTCAGGAGGTTAGAGGTACTCAAAGGGAGTGGGGATCTGTCTCGGGTCCAGCCTGTGTAGTTTCTCCACATGCTGCCTACTCAACCTCCCTTATACCTAATGCTACTCTATCATGTTCTGCTGAGGTTATCGCACTTCACACCACGTCAAGCCCTGGCCAGAGCCCACTTGCTGGCTCACCGTACACTAAAGCTAGACCTCTTAGCATGGTCTCAGCTGTCAACAGTGAGAGCACCAGTAGTGTGGGCACAGGATCACACACACCAGAAGCAGGTATGAAGGATACCTCCAGTGAGACTGGCCGGTCCGATAGCAGTTTGCACAGCCACAGCACCCTTGCCGCAGGAACACTGTCTTCAGACGAGCAATGGATTTACGACACTCCTGAGAATGTCTTGCCCAGAAGAACACTATCTTCCAGCTGCTCAACACCCATAAATCATCTCTATAGTAGCCTTGAACGCTCCTCAAAAGGCACAGACTCTAGTTCGCTCTACTCTATGGACAATGATGGCTACTACACTTCCATGCATCTGGATTCAGGCCTTAGGTCAAGGAGCCAGGGTAGCGGCCATGGTCATGGCATAGGAGGAAGAGCGGCAAGACACAGTATGTACGAGTGCCTGGGTCAGCAAGAAGACCGAAACAGCTTGTACAGTGACCGGTCGCTGTCACGTTCCATTTCTCTACGCAAGCCTAAGAAACCACCTCTTCCACCAGCACGCACAGACTCTCTAAGACGAAAGCCTAAGAAAGCCAGCTCTCCCACTGCCAGTATTGGACGGTCAGATATTAGCAATGGTCCGCTTCTCAATGAGTCATTGATTGCCACGCTCCAGCAGTCACTTCAGAATGGGCTGAAAGGCAAAGGGTCCTCCACCTCACCATCTCATAGTCCTTGTAGTGACTATGAGGACCCCTGGATGCTTCGTTCCAGGAGCCAGAGCAGCATCAGTGCAGGCAGCAGTGGTGTGTCAGCTACAGGGATGGCTCATGTGTACTCCATTTGTCACGTCACACCTTCTCATAGTGACACTAGTAGCCTCCGTTCTGATTATGCGGACTCCTGGGGCTACTACATGGAGTACCCTCGTCCATCTGGAGATCAAACACAGTCACCTTGCACCAATTCACTTTCTGCTGTACAAGTGGTTGAGATGGGAAATGGGAAAAGCCTCCACAATGGTAACCAGGCTAATCTTCCTCATGCTCAGGAAGGAAGTGATGTGTCTgtgaagcctaaaacaggcacCTCATCACCGGATAGGGTACATCGGTTGACTTCTCCATCAAGTGGATACTCGAGTCAATCCAACACTCCAACAGCTGGCACTCCTGTTCCCTCCTTCATGAGATGCATGTCCCCATCAGGCAAGCCCAAACCCAGAGTGCCTGAAAGAAAATCATCCCTGCTTTCATCTGTATCCATATCGTCGTCTTCCACTTCTCTTTCCTCCAACACCTCTGATTCCAACAGGAACAATAttcctcctccacctcctctACCAGTTGGTCCTGTGGCTCTTGTACCTTTTAATCCTCCATCCTCTCCTCCTCCCTTTCCGCCCTCCGGGCCGATGTGCACTATAGACCAGAAATTTCCCCCTCCGCCACCTCCTTTACCCACAACCCCCCATCAACAAGCATCCATGAGCCCTCCTTACATCAATTCCTCCCCTGAATTTCCACCACCTCCACCTCCGGAAGTGTTGACTGACCCTGTCTTGTCAAGCCTCAATAGTTCTTTCAGccctccaccacctcctccACCACTGCCTGCTTATTCTCCACCCCAAAATCAACACCTACCCAGCTTGACACCACCTACACCTTCCTCTGCTTGCTTAAAGGAAATTAAAGGTGGCCTAAAACCAGTGAACCTAGAAAGAAAACCAGTGTCGCCTCACTTTGAGGAGCTTAGTAAGATTGGCATGCCTCTCATCACCCCTTTGGCCCTGCAGAGGGTGCAGCTTCGGCCAGCAAAACGGCCAGAAAACAATGGAGTTAGCCAGTTAGGCAGACCCCAATCACCAGAGAAGCCTCAAAAACCAGGGCATCCCACAATTCCTTGCATACCTCCAAATTTAAGGCCATCATCTCCAGAGAAAAAACTCTCCATCCAGCATAGCCAGGATAGCCATGCTGAAGCAGAACCTGGCTGTGTAATATCATATTCTGAACAGACATCCTGCTTTACAAATGGTTCCATAGATCTTGGTGAGGTTAAGGCCACAGCTGAAGTAGATGGTCTCGAGACTGCCCTCGCATCACCTGCGGAAACGCCACAAAACTCTACACCCAAGAGGAAGCCTCCTCTGATTTCCAAAAAGCCCAAGTTTTCTTTCATCTTTTCCTCAGTGGATCATGTCAGTGATTTGCTGAGTGCTCAGAATGACGATAAAATCTCCACTATAGCTGAAGATCTGGACACCACACCTGTGCCAGAACAGGAAGAAAAGGCAACTGAGAAAGATGGCATTGACATTTCTACACCTCCTGAGGAAATAAGAGACATTTCTCCCACAAATGGTGAAGCTCAGGAGTTCTCCCAGACTGGTACCATTACTCCTGATACAGACAAGGGCACCTCTGAAGCAGAGGATGAAGAaagagatgatgatgatgtaacCAGCAGCACAGGATCTTTTGGCTCTAAAGATGATGAAAGTGGTGAGTTAGATTTTCCTAATTTTACTCTGTGAGGTTGGAGATCATTTATAAACCTGGATGACACAAAatcatacaattttaaatactCTGGCCTTTTTAAAGAGTCAGAGGCACTATTAGATGACATTGTGATCTCAACCTCTAAATTACATAAAGAGAGATGATAGGAACAACGGGATGCACATTAGCAGCTTGTATGAATGGGACATCACTGCAGCAGCCCTTTGGATTCAGTACTTttacttctctctctctgtcttttccCAAAACTATCACTATATTCATTCAGCCACCCCTCCTCTCTCACCACCATCTGTCCCTTTGACTTTTGATTCTTCTATTCCTCTATATCAGGgatactcaaatctggctcgcgagatccactttcctgcagagtttagctccaaccctaatcaaacacacctgagcatgctaatcaatgtcttcaggatcattagaaaatcacaggtaggtgagtttgatcagggttggagctaaactctgcaggaaagtggatctggCAAGCCAGATTTGAGTATCACTGCTGTATATCCTTCTGTtgttcattctttcatttattcattctctCAGTAGATGTTTTGCATGCATTTTACATgacaaatgtaaatgaataatattaataaattattcattatttaatgaatatttagAGTAGCTATACACAGACATCTcttaaatgaatttttttagtttaatgaaGGTGTGCAGCTTACATATCAGGACTTTTCTAGGTATTTCTctcttatattttttaaatctttacagCTAAAGAGAATATGTGCATCTCTTTCAACATCATCATTGTTACAGTGACCACACTCACACTTCTAGCCATAGTCAGGATAGAATGGGACAGCATTCCCTAGGGAAAGCTTTTAAACGGGATGGGGCGGGGGGTGGAGCTGACAGTGGGTATAGGAGGAGAGAAGCGAGGGAGGGGTAGGGAAGAGAGCGCGTAACGTGAGATCACCCTCAGCAGCTCAGGCAAGTGCAGATGTGAGCTGAGAAGAGAGCAGAGCAACTGAACTCTGGAAAGGTGGATACAACCATAACAATGTAAGAGAATATTAAACATACAGCTTTTTACCATCCTTCATACATGTTACAATTGAACGTGATGCATATGTGCGTGTCCTTGGATTTATTGACGGCTGTGTCTTGGTActtgttttaaaatcttgtattttcttatattttgcataatccGTGTTCAAGCTCTCTAGTGTTTTAAATCTGCCTAGAAGGTTTTCCTCTCCATtctttgaatgtttttgttagACAAGTTTGTCCCAACATGCCTATGCATTTTGACGTAACAGTATCGAGTTCTAGAATGCAAGGCGTGTATTTATGAGCAAGACAGTATCGGTTTGACAGCTGAGTTTGTTATTATCAGagcacatttacattacatttatgcatttggtagatgcttttatgaatttttaaacgCTTTTGACCTTGGTGTTGGAAGTGCAATACTTTTACGATAATAACACTGGTATTAtaacaactctctctctctctctctctctctctatatatatatatatatatatatatatatatatatatatgtgtgtgtgtgtatatatgtatgaatttaaatatatattattattattattatatgagtTTGATATATGAAGTTTCTACCAGGTGAGCTGTTCGAGTCCAGCACGTTGGACGTCACTCAGTCTCCCAGCATCAACAGCGACAAATGTGGGGACATGGTGACCCCCACGCGGCCCCGCACCACAGAGGACCTCTTTGCTGCCATTCACAGGTAAATTTCCACAATACTTTGCTGTGATCCCTTTTCCAGTCTGGTCTACTTCCTTTCCACTCCATCCCTCCCTCATCCCGTAAACCGCATCCATAATTTTAAAGCGGGCTGTCCAATCCAATCTCAGATACATTCATCAAAGATGGAGCGTAGAAGGAAAGCAGCCTGTAAAGAGTATGGCTTCTGTGGTCTCTGTCTGTCAGATTAAAAAATGCCCCAGGCTGAAGTATTACCCCACTGGATGCTTATAGTTTGGCTGTATTGGAGTAACATGCACTCTCTTCTAATTCCATCATAAAACACTCATAGCCTTACTGCAGTCTTTCACATGAAAACGCAGCTCTGACgcattatttaaaattcattatgTTGTTGTGTTTTAGTTCACACAGCTGTATTACGTATGCAGGCTTGCCATAGTCACGTGTAATGGGCAGGTTTTTGAAGTTCTTCAGCACGGCACACAATTTCATTCGAGAGGATTTGGTTTCTTCCgctacagtgtgtgtgtgtgtgtgcggcttTGCTCTTCCTTCTGCTCTGGACCGCTGCAATCTCACACAGATATTAGAGCAAAAGATATCCTTGAAATGGAAGACCAGTTTAGATGTAGTGTGACAGAGCACCAGATGCTATGTGCTCCGTAAATCCTGCGGTTTGCCCACTGCCACTCTCAAAGCACTGAGCTTTAGATGAATCAAATAATAAAGCTGAAGCGAAAGATAGATTACAACCACAGTGTTTATAGCATTTATCTCAAGATTTGACCTACTGTGTTTTACAAGGACTTGACATagcaaaaaaaatctgtatttattcaaataatctatatttcaaaatatagaaACAGGCTTAAAACAAGATAAGCATACATTTCGGTTAAAAATTGAATCCTATTACAGTTGTAatcttaaaactaaaattggATTCTTTTAATATATCACTGtgttttaatatatcaaaataatagtctcTGCACCTAATGCAATTtggcttctcaagtaaatttgtcattttaaggagatgtatatatgtgtgtgtgtgtgtgtgtgtgtgtgtgtatacagtatgtatgtgtctgtgtgtgtatgtatatatatatatatatatatatatatatatatatatatatatatatatatatatatatatatatatatatatatagaaaatgcatatatatatatatatatatatatatatatatgcattttctATATTTATCTTTAAAGGATTTGTTTAGGATTTTTaggtattgtttttttttttagatattgtATATCTGACACTTTCAACTCTTGCTTCCACATCCCTTGTAATTTTCCCACTATCTGTCATATCTGTTGTTCTCTTCGTCCTTGGTCTTCCCTGATCTCTTCCACCCTCCTTTTCCTTCTCTTTCGTTCAGCCTGGACCAGTTGAACATGAACACCCCCCAACATATGAGGTGCGATCTGGCAAGTAATTAGCCGATGGCTGTTCGTCTCGTGATGATGCTAGGGTGGGATTAGCTCTATAATCTCCCAGCGCATCTCAGACTTGGGATGAATTTCTGCTCCATCCCGCAGATAATCCCACGCTCCCTAATCTGCAGCAGTTATGCCATGCTAATGAATTTGATTTGATCCTGGGCACACATGCTAGTGTTCATTGACCCAAGGTCCCCCTACTGGTTGGGTGAATGAACAGCCCTCCGGGTTAAAACGATGCTGGGCATTTTGCCCAGTTTGCTTTGTTGATTAAGCTTCCATTATGTCTGCACTTCCATAAAGTTGCAACGCTTGCAGTATTCCTCTTTGGTTTGGCTTTTAAAGCACTGAATTTGTATTAAACAAAACCCCCCACACTCCCGCTGTTTATATCCTGCATTGTCAAGTTATTCCTGCTTTTCCAATCTTGCAGTGAAGTTTTGGTTTGCTGGGGGCTAGCTGAGTTTAATGAGAAAG carries:
- the nhsl1b gene encoding NHS-like protein 1 isoform X1 — protein: MLTYAQHLSVVSVADCCYQVRDANLCTCKMGNNPPSQLQSSALEPAQAPGTRSECGIKRRLLASKVHQRPESLWTPKPMLRVEGKGSQGDTLTRSQSCCKRNSLSCFPTVSNLDEEKKWTVHYTAPWHQQENVFLPGSRPACVEDLHRQAKVNLKTALRECDKLRKDGFRSSQYYSQGPTFSGSTNSQHEDEEIEDNEADKKSTASSGEEEKDTCQMRAQSPTQVEGVEVDGQMSQSKAPPLPTPEEKMRQQAQAVLTDIVPINVTGETFDRQASIRRSLINTDTLVRRPKKVKRRKTISGVPDSVQQELAAKGRGGELRPQSMFIPGQYSTLGRVINGNSTLRRSITKDSGCQTENVKIVPPSVRRIRAQKGQGIAAQMAGISTSATNISSVSDGSSPGNSVVVMAPQFGNDIQRFHSLPRGARVSLNAEPLYSSTPFRQEDSTAKSTQQIGKLQVDDTVVHMRNAPRVCTQARPKSQEVRGTQREWGSVSGPACVVSPHAAYSTSLIPNATLSCSAEVIALHTTSSPGQSPLAGSPYTKARPLSMVSAVNSESTSSVGTGSHTPEAGMKDTSSETGRSDSSLHSHSTLAAGTLSSDEQWIYDTPENVLPRRTLSSSCSTPINHLYSSLERSSKGTDSSSLYSMDNDGYYTSMHLDSGLRSRSQGSGHGHGIGGRAARHSMYECLGQQEDRNSLYSDRSLSRSISLRKPKKPPLPPARTDSLRRKPKKASSPTASIGRSDISNGPLLNESLIATLQQSLQNGLKGKGSSTSPSHSPCSDYEDPWMLRSRSQSSISAGSSGVSATGMAHVYSICHVTPSHSDTSSLRSDYADSWGYYMEYPRPSGDQTQSPCTNSLSAVQVVEMGNGKSLHNGNQANLPHAQEGSDVSVKPKTGTSSPDRVHRLTSPSSGYSSQSNTPTAGTPVPSFMRCMSPSGKPKPRVPERKSSLLSSVSISSSSTSLSSNTSDSNRNNIPPPPPLPVGPVALVPFNPPSSPPPFPPSGPMCTIDQKFPPPPPPLPTTPHQQASMSPPYINSSPEFPPPPPPEVLTDPVLSSLNSSFSPPPPPPPLPAYSPPQNQHLPSLTPPTPSSACLKEIKGGLKPVNLERKPVSPHFEELSKIGMPLITPLALQRVQLRPAKRPENNGVSQLGRPQSPEKPQKPGHPTIPCIPPNLRPSSPEKKLSIQHSQDSHAEAEPGCVISYSEQTSCFTNGSIDLGEVKATAEVDGLETALASPAETPQNSTPKRKPPLISKKPKFSFIFSSVDHVSDLLSAQNDDKISTIAEDLDTTPVPEQEEKATEKDGIDISTPPEEIRDISPTNGEAQEFSQTGTITPDTDKGTSEAEDEERDDDDVTSSTGSFGSKDDESGELFESSTLDVTQSPSINSDKCGDMVTPTRPRTTEDLFAAIHRSKRKVLGRKESEEDRSRGSVSPPATPTGMAPSLTSSLPRQTSSIQRSLRKSATSSDTFKALLLKKGSRSETSFRMSAAEMLRSTDPRFQRARSLDDSFDPASPTGESPCSSPGRNKRMSEDWARNEGMFSTSPSLIGPKYGRSRTPPSAASSKYNARSRILSSPMTVICERDGELTDCEDPCPVPPSNMPLPISQDSNSTLCEQSGS
- the nhsl1b gene encoding NHS-like protein 1 isoform X7 codes for the protein MGCGLWHPAVSNLDEEKKWTVHYTAPWHQQENVFLPGSRPACVEDLHRQAKVNLKTALRECDKLRKDGFRSSQYYSQGPTFSGSTNSQHEDEEIEDNEADKKSTASSGEEEKDTCQMRAQSPTQVEGVEVDGQMSQSKAPPLPTPEEKMRQQAQAVLTDIVPINVTGETFDRQASIRRSLINTDTLVRRPKKVKRRKTISGVPDSVQQELAAKGRGGELRPQSMFIPGQYSTLGRVINGNSTLRRSITKDSGCQTENVKIVPPSVRRIRAQKGQGIAAQMAGISTSATNISSVSDGSSPGNSVVVMAPQFGNDIQRFHSLPRGARVSLNAEPLYSSTPFRQEDSTAKSTQQIGKLQVDDTVVHMRNAPRVCTQARPKSQEVRGTQREWGSVSGPACVVSPHAAYSTSLIPNATLSCSAEVIALHTTSSPGQSPLAGSPYTKARPLSMVSAVNSESTSSVGTGSHTPEAGMKDTSSETGRSDSSLHSHSTLAAGTLSSDEQWIYDTPENVLPRRTLSSSCSTPINHLYSSLERSSKGTDSSSLYSMDNDGYYTSMHLDSGLRSRSQGSGHGHGIGGRAARHSMYECLGQQEDRNSLYSDRSLSRSISLRKPKKPPLPPARTDSLRRKPKKASSPTASIGRSDISNGPLLNESLIATLQQSLQNGLKGKGSSTSPSHSPCSDYEDPWMLRSRSQSSISAGSSGVSATGMAHVYSICHVTPSHSDTSSLRSDYADSWGYYMEYPRPSGDQTQSPCTNSLSAVQVVEMGNGKSLHNGNQANLPHAQEGSDVSVKPKTGTSSPDRVHRLTSPSSGYSSQSNTPTAGTPVPSFMRCMSPSGKPKPRVPERKSSLLSSVSISSSSTSLSSNTSDSNRNNIPPPPPLPVGPVALVPFNPPSSPPPFPPSGPMCTIDQKFPPPPPPLPTTPHQQASMSPPYINSSPEFPPPPPPEVLTDPVLSSLNSSFSPPPPPPPLPAYSPPQNQHLPSLTPPTPSSACLKEIKGGLKPVNLERKPVSPHFEELSKIGMPLITPLALQRVQLRPAKRPENNGVSQLGRPQSPEKPQKPGHPTIPCIPPNLRPSSPEKKLSIQHSQDSHAEAEPGCVISYSEQTSCFTNGSIDLGEVKATAEVDGLETALASPAETPQNSTPKRKPPLISKKPKFSFIFSSVDHVSDLLSAQNDDKISTIAEDLDTTPVPEQEEKATEKDGIDISTPPEEIRDISPTNGEAQEFSQTGTITPDTDKGTSEAEDEERDDDDVTSSTGSFGSKDDESGELFESSTLDVTQSPSINSDKCGDMVTPTRPRTTEDLFAAIHRSKRKVLGRKESEEDRSRGSVSPPATPTGMAPSLTSSLPRQTSSIQRSLRKSATSSDTFKALLLKKGSRSETSFRMSAAEMLRSTDPRFQRARSLDDSFDPASPTGESPCSSPGRNKRMSEDWARNEGMFSTSPSLIGPKYGRSRTPPSAASSKYNARSRILSSPMTVICERDGELTDCEDPCPVPPSNMPLPISQDSNSTLCEQSGS
- the nhsl1b gene encoding NHS-like protein 1 isoform X5 — protein: MGSLTGVGLISPGISNGRRARDMSCLEAVSNLDEEKKWTVHYTAPWHQQENVFLPGSRPACVEDLHRQAKVNLKTALRECDKLRKDGFRSSQYYSQGPTFSGSTNSQHEDEEIEDNEADKKSTASSGEEEKDTCQMRAQSPTQVEGVEVDGQMSQSKAPPLPTPEEKMRQQAQAVLTDIVPINVTGETFDRQASIRRSLINTDTLVRRPKKVKRRKTISGVPDSVQQELAAKGRGGELRPQSMFIPGQYSTLGRVINGNSTLRRSITKDSGCQTENVKIVPPSVRRIRAQKGQGIAAQMAGISTSATNISSVSDGSSPGNSVVVMAPQFGNDIQRFHSLPRGARVSLNAEPLYSSTPFRQEDSTAKSTQQIGKLQVDDTVVHMRNAPRVCTQARPKSQEVRGTQREWGSVSGPACVVSPHAAYSTSLIPNATLSCSAEVIALHTTSSPGQSPLAGSPYTKARPLSMVSAVNSESTSSVGTGSHTPEAGMKDTSSETGRSDSSLHSHSTLAAGTLSSDEQWIYDTPENVLPRRTLSSSCSTPINHLYSSLERSSKGTDSSSLYSMDNDGYYTSMHLDSGLRSRSQGSGHGHGIGGRAARHSMYECLGQQEDRNSLYSDRSLSRSISLRKPKKPPLPPARTDSLRRKPKKASSPTASIGRSDISNGPLLNESLIATLQQSLQNGLKGKGSSTSPSHSPCSDYEDPWMLRSRSQSSISAGSSGVSATGMAHVYSICHVTPSHSDTSSLRSDYADSWGYYMEYPRPSGDQTQSPCTNSLSAVQVVEMGNGKSLHNGNQANLPHAQEGSDVSVKPKTGTSSPDRVHRLTSPSSGYSSQSNTPTAGTPVPSFMRCMSPSGKPKPRVPERKSSLLSSVSISSSSTSLSSNTSDSNRNNIPPPPPLPVGPVALVPFNPPSSPPPFPPSGPMCTIDQKFPPPPPPLPTTPHQQASMSPPYINSSPEFPPPPPPEVLTDPVLSSLNSSFSPPPPPPPLPAYSPPQNQHLPSLTPPTPSSACLKEIKGGLKPVNLERKPVSPHFEELSKIGMPLITPLALQRVQLRPAKRPENNGVSQLGRPQSPEKPQKPGHPTIPCIPPNLRPSSPEKKLSIQHSQDSHAEAEPGCVISYSEQTSCFTNGSIDLGEVKATAEVDGLETALASPAETPQNSTPKRKPPLISKKPKFSFIFSSVDHVSDLLSAQNDDKISTIAEDLDTTPVPEQEEKATEKDGIDISTPPEEIRDISPTNGEAQEFSQTGTITPDTDKGTSEAEDEERDDDDVTSSTGSFGSKDDESGELFESSTLDVTQSPSINSDKCGDMVTPTRPRTTEDLFAAIHRSKRKVLGRKESEEDRSRGSVSPPATPTGMAPSLTSSLPRQTSSIQRSLRKSATSSDTFKALLLKKGSRSETSFRMSAAEMLRSTDPRFQRARSLDDSFDPASPTGESPCSSPGRNKRMSEDWARNEGMFSTSPSLIGPKYGRSRTPPSAASSKYNARSRILSSPMTVICERDGELTDCEDPCPVPPSNMPLPISQDSNSTLCEQSGS
- the nhsl1b gene encoding NHS-like protein 1 isoform X4, whose translation is MLTYAQHLSVVSVADCCYQVRDANLCTCKMGNNPPSQLQSSALEPAQAPGTRSECGIKRRLLASKVHQRPESLWTPKPMLRVEGKGSQGDTLTRSQSCCKRNSLSCFPTVSNLDEEKKWTVHYTAPWHQQENVFLPGSRPACVEDLHRQAKVNLKTALRECDKLRKDGFRSSQYYSQGPTFSGSTNSQHEDEEIEDNEADKKSTASSGEEEKDTCQMRAQSPTQVEGVEVDGQMSQSKAPPLPTPEEKMRQQAQAVLTDIVPINVTAAKGRGGELRPQSMFIPGQYSTLGRVINGNSTLRRSITKDSGCQTENVKIVPPSVRRIRAQKGQGIAAQMAGISTSATNISSVSDGSSPGNSVVVMAPQFGNDIQRFHSLPRGARVSLNAEPLYSSTPFRQEDSTAKSTQQIGKLQVDDTVVHMRNAPRVCTQARPKSQEVRGTQREWGSVSGPACVVSPHAAYSTSLIPNATLSCSAEVIALHTTSSPGQSPLAGSPYTKARPLSMVSAVNSESTSSVGTGSHTPEAGMKDTSSETGRSDSSLHSHSTLAAGTLSSDEQWIYDTPENVLPRRTLSSSCSTPINHLYSSLERSSKGTDSSSLYSMDNDGYYTSMHLDSGLRSRSQGSGHGHGIGGRAARHSMYECLGQQEDRNSLYSDRSLSRSISLRKPKKPPLPPARTDSLRRKPKKASSPTASIGRSDISNGPLLNESLIATLQQSLQNGLKGKGSSTSPSHSPCSDYEDPWMLRSRSQSSISAGSSGVSATGMAHVYSICHVTPSHSDTSSLRSDYADSWGYYMEYPRPSGDQTQSPCTNSLSAVQVVEMGNGKSLHNGNQANLPHAQEGSDVSVKPKTGTSSPDRVHRLTSPSSGYSSQSNTPTAGTPVPSFMRCMSPSGKPKPRVPERKSSLLSSVSISSSSTSLSSNTSDSNRNNIPPPPPLPVGPVALVPFNPPSSPPPFPPSGPMCTIDQKFPPPPPPLPTTPHQQASMSPPYINSSPEFPPPPPPEVLTDPVLSSLNSSFSPPPPPPPLPAYSPPQNQHLPSLTPPTPSSACLKEIKGGLKPVNLERKPVSPHFEELSKIGMPLITPLALQRVQLRPAKRPENNGVSQLGRPQSPEKPQKPGHPTIPCIPPNLRPSSPEKKLSIQHSQDSHAEAEPGCVISYSEQTSCFTNGSIDLGEVKATAEVDGLETALASPAETPQNSTPKRKPPLISKKPKFSFIFSSVDHVSDLLSAQNDDKISTIAEDLDTTPVPEQEEKATEKDGIDISTPPEEIRDISPTNGEAQEFSQTGTITPDTDKGTSEAEDEERDDDDVTSSTGSFGSKDDESGELFESSTLDVTQSPSINSDKCGDMVTPTRPRTTEDLFAAIHRSKRKVLGRKESEEDRSRGSVSPPATPTGMAPSLTSSLPRQTSSIQRSLRKSATSSDTFKALLLKKGSRSETSFRMSAAEMLRSTDPRFQRARSLDDSFDPASPTGESPCSSPGRNKRMSEDWARNEGMFSTSPSLIGPKYGRSRTPPSAASSKYNARSRILSSPMTVICERDGELTDCEDPCPVPPSNMPLPISQDSNSTLCEQSGS